The proteins below are encoded in one region of Erinaceus europaeus chromosome 15, mEriEur2.1, whole genome shotgun sequence:
- the STUB1-DT gene encoding uncharacterized protein STUB1-DT isoform X2 — protein MAPRGPSRSRLSARPPPAARAPSAWAAGTSGRRRARACATGRGAGPKGQAAGSRAPSAANMAAPCDLWECEDPGHWAAVLARHGEVLRARSGPQRRLAALDRWYQEELPAAIDSRAERHVTRPELEQLLSWKLALIHANPPELVVQRSASAFRLLPDASAAVTQLCALRGVGPATASAVLAAGAPEVVAFMSDEAVAAVSGLPAMRYTLKHYLLYLDQVQKRATALNRGGASGMWTPQRVETALWTWIVGQKLCPSLLPNLHRHQDTPANDDSGLRSTKLQPTELGCGLGPVQLSANAGHTSLDNALTKQEPAASAAE, from the exons ATGGCGCCGCGCGGCCCGAGCCGCTCCAGGCTCAGCGCCCGGCCGCCGCCCGCAGCCCGAGCCCCCTCCGCCTGGGCCGCCGGAACTTCCGGTCGCAGGCGGGCCCGCGCATGCGCCACCGGGCGGGGGGCGGGCCCCAAGGGACAAGCCGCCGGAAGCCGCGCGCCGAGCGCCGCGAACATGGCAGCGCCCTGCGACCTATGGGAGTGTGAGGACCCGGGCCACTGGGCAGCCGTCCTTGCGCGCCATGGTGAGGTGCTGCGGGCACGCTCGGGCCCCCAGAGGCGGCTGGCAGCCCTGGACCGATG GTACCAGGAGGAGCTGCCCGCGGCCATTGACAGCAGAGCCGAGAGGCACGTGACACGGCCAGAGCTGGAGCAGCTACTAAGCTGGAAACTGGCG CTGATTCATGCCAACCCTCCGGAGCTGGTGGTGCAGCGCTCGGCTTCAGCCTTCCGCCTCCTGCCTGATGCGTCGGCTGCCGTCACGCAGTTATGTGCTCTCCGCGGCGTGGGCCCCGCCACAGCTTCAG CGGTCCTGGCTGCCGGTGCTCCAGAAGTGGTGGCATTTATGTCAGACGAGGCAGTGGCTGCAGTGTCTGGACTGCCAGCCATGCGCTACACCCTCAAGCACTACCTGCTATACCTCGATCAGGTGCAGAAGCGTGCCACTGCCCTGAACAGAG GTGGTGCGTCAGGGATGTGGACCCCACAACGTGTGGAGACTGCACTGTGGACTTGGATTGTGGGCCAGAAGCTGTGCCCTTCCTTGCTGCCCAACCTCCACCGCCACCAAGACACCCCTGCCAACGACGACTCTGGACTAAGAAGTACAAAACTTCAGCCCACAGAACTTGGCTGTGGCTTGGGGCCTGTCCAGCTGTCTGCAAACGCAGGCCACACATCTCTGGATAATGCCCTAACCAAGCAAGAGCCAGCAGCCTCAGCAGCTGAATAA
- the STUB1 gene encoding E3 ubiquitin-protein ligase CHIP gives MKGKEEKEGGARLGGGGSPDKSPSAQELKEQGNRLFVGRKYPEAAACYGRAITRNPLVAVYYTNRALCYLKMQQHEQALADCRRALELDGQSVKAHFFLGQCQLEMENYDEAIANLQRAYNLAKEQRLNFGDDIPSALRIAKKKRWNSIEERRIHQENELHAYLTRLIVAERERELEECQRSCEGDEDEGQARAQQACIEAKHDKYLADMDELFSQVDEKRKKRDIPDYLCGKISFELMREPCITPSGITYDRKDIEEHLQRVGHFDPVTRSPLTQEQLIPNLAMKEVIDAFISENGWVEDY, from the exons ATGAAGggcaaggaggagaaggagggcggCGCGCGGCTGGGCGGCGGTGGCAGCCCCGACAAAAGCCCGAGTGCGCAAGAGCTCAAGGAGCAGGGCAACCGGCTCTTCGTGGGTCGCAAGTACCCGGAGGCGGCGGCCTGCTATGGCCGCGCCATC ACCCGAAACCCCCTGGTGGCCGTGTACTACACCAACCGCGCGCTGTGCTACCTGAAGATGCAGCAGCACGAGCAGGCCCTGGCGGACTGCCGGCGCGCCCTGGAGCTGGACGGCCAGTCCGTGAAGGCGCACTTCTTCCTGGGGCAGTGCCAGCTAGAGATGGAGAACTACGACGAGGCCATCGCCAACCTGCAGCGAG CTTACAACCTGGCCAAGGAGCAGCGCCTCAACTTCGGGGACGACATCCCCAGTGCCTTGCGCATTGCCAAGAAGAAGCGCTGGAACAGCATCGAGGAGCGCCGCATCCACCAGGAGAACGAGCTGCACGCCTACCTCACGCGCCTCATCGTGGCGGAGCGTGAGAG GGAGCTCGAGGAGTGCCAGCGGAGTTGCGAGGGTGACGAGGATGAGGGCCAGGCACGGGCCCAGCAGGCCTGCATCGAGGCCAAGCAC GACAAGTACTTGGCAGACATGGACGAGCTCTTCTCCCAGGTAGATGAGAAGAGAAAG AAGCGTGACATCCCGGACTACCTGTGTGGCAAGATCAGCTTTGAGCTGATGCGGGAGCCCTGCATCACGCCCAGCGGCATCACCTACGACCGCAAGGACATTGAAGAGCATCTGCAG CGCGTGGGCCACTTTGACCCTGTGACCCGGAGCCCCCTGACCCAGGAACAGCTCATCCCCAACTTGGCCATGAAAGAGGTCATCGATGCCTTCATCTCAGAGAACGGTTGGGTGGAGGACTACTGA
- the STUB1-DT gene encoding uncharacterized protein STUB1-DT isoform X1 translates to MAPRGPSRSRLSARPPPAARAPSAWAAGTSGRRRARACATGRGAGPKGQAAGSRAPSAANMAAPCDLWECEDPGHWAAVLARHGEVLRARSGPQRRLAALDRWYQEELPAAIDSRAERHVTRPELEQLLSWKLARGRFRPRLQQLIHANPPELVVQRSASAFRLLPDASAAVTQLCALRGVGPATASAVLAAGAPEVVAFMSDEAVAAVSGLPAMRYTLKHYLLYLDQVQKRATALNRGGASGMWTPQRVETALWTWIVGQKLCPSLLPNLHRHQDTPANDDSGLRSTKLQPTELGCGLGPVQLSANAGHTSLDNALTKQEPAASAAE, encoded by the exons ATGGCGCCGCGCGGCCCGAGCCGCTCCAGGCTCAGCGCCCGGCCGCCGCCCGCAGCCCGAGCCCCCTCCGCCTGGGCCGCCGGAACTTCCGGTCGCAGGCGGGCCCGCGCATGCGCCACCGGGCGGGGGGCGGGCCCCAAGGGACAAGCCGCCGGAAGCCGCGCGCCGAGCGCCGCGAACATGGCAGCGCCCTGCGACCTATGGGAGTGTGAGGACCCGGGCCACTGGGCAGCCGTCCTTGCGCGCCATGGTGAGGTGCTGCGGGCACGCTCGGGCCCCCAGAGGCGGCTGGCAGCCCTGGACCGATG GTACCAGGAGGAGCTGCCCGCGGCCATTGACAGCAGAGCCGAGAGGCACGTGACACGGCCAGAGCTGGAGCAGCTACTAAGCTGGAAACTGGCG AGAGGCCGCTTCCGGCCGCGCCTCCAGCAGCTGATTCATGCCAACCCTCCGGAGCTGGTGGTGCAGCGCTCGGCTTCAGCCTTCCGCCTCCTGCCTGATGCGTCGGCTGCCGTCACGCAGTTATGTGCTCTCCGCGGCGTGGGCCCCGCCACAGCTTCAG CGGTCCTGGCTGCCGGTGCTCCAGAAGTGGTGGCATTTATGTCAGACGAGGCAGTGGCTGCAGTGTCTGGACTGCCAGCCATGCGCTACACCCTCAAGCACTACCTGCTATACCTCGATCAGGTGCAGAAGCGTGCCACTGCCCTGAACAGAG GTGGTGCGTCAGGGATGTGGACCCCACAACGTGTGGAGACTGCACTGTGGACTTGGATTGTGGGCCAGAAGCTGTGCCCTTCCTTGCTGCCCAACCTCCACCGCCACCAAGACACCCCTGCCAACGACGACTCTGGACTAAGAAGTACAAAACTTCAGCCCACAGAACTTGGCTGTGGCTTGGGGCCTGTCCAGCTGTCTGCAAACGCAGGCCACACATCTCTGGATAATGCCCTAACCAAGCAAGAGCCAGCAGCCTCAGCAGCTGAATAA
- the JMJD8 gene encoding jmjC domain-containing protein 8 — translation MPLPAQWAPLPRRRGGGVGALVACGASPGFMAQWALLLLLELGALAGPARGGAQGHGGWQWRGPGKPAAAEEEHSTVERRADLTYAEFVQHYAFSRPVVLRGLTDNSRFRALCARDRLLASFGDHVIRLSTANTYSYQKVDLPFQEYVEQLLHPQDPTSLGNDTLYFFGDNNFTEWASLFRHYSPPPFGLLGTTPAYSFGIAGAGSGVPFHWHGPGFSEVIYGRKRWFLYPPEKMPKFHPNKTTLAWLQDTYPSLAPSERPLECTIRPGEVLYFPDRWWHATLNLETSVFISTFLG, via the exons ATGCCCCTTCCGGCACAGTGGGCGCCGTTGCCACGACGACGAGGAGGCGGGGTGGGGGCTCTCGTGGCGTGCGGTGCAAGTCCGGGCTTCATGGCGCAGTGGGCGCTGCTTCTGCTGCTGGAGTTGGGCGCGCTGGCCGGGCCAGCCAGGGGCGGGGCGCAGGGCCACGGGGGCTG GCAGTGGCGCGGGCCGGGGAAGCCGGCTGCCGCGGAGGAAGAGCACAGTACGGTGGAGCGCCGGGCGGACCTCACCTACGCCGAGTTCGTGCAACA CTACGCCTTCTCCAGGCCAGTTGTCCTGCGCGGACTCACGGACAACTCG AGGTTCCGGGCCCTGTGCGCCCGGGACAGGCTGCTGGCCTCATTTGGGGACCACGTGATCCGGCTGAGCACCGCCAACACCTACTCCTACCAGAAAG TGGACCTGCCCTTCCAAGAGTATGTGGAGCAGCTGCTGcacccccaggaccccacctcccTGGGCAACG ACACCCTGTACTTCTTTGGAGACAACAACTTCACTGAGTGGGCATCCCTCTTTCGCCACTACTCCCCACCACCCTTTGGTCTGCTGGGCACCACCCCTGCATACAGCTTTGGGATTGCAG GAGCTGGCTCCGGGGTGCCGTTTCACTGGCACGGGCCTGGCTTCTCAGAGGTGATCTACGGCCGCAAG CGCTGGTTCCTGTATCCTCCCGAGAAAATGCCCAAGTTCCACCCCAATAAAACAACACTGgcctggctccaggacacataccCCTCCCTGGCCCCATCTGAGCGGCCCCTGGAGTGCACCATCCGGCCCGGAGAG GTGCTGTACTTCCCCGACCGCTGGTGGCATGCCACACTCAACCTTGAGACCAGCGTATTCATCTCTACTTTCCTTGGCTGA